From one Paramormyrops kingsleyae isolate MSU_618 chromosome 1, PKINGS_0.4, whole genome shotgun sequence genomic stretch:
- the LOC111837846 gene encoding chromodomain Y-like protein isoform X1 yields the protein MAAEGLYEVERIIGKRRNKKGKTEYLVRWRGYDFEDDTWEPETHLANCVEFIHEFNGRRGECQREGGPPRSTRSTTSPAHDPGSSARKQIHRPQSHTGGLATEKPADPASASAEGVDSETNGQPLPAGQKYKRSSPPTGGAAGPAAAHTIGPARRSVDLTKSGIKILVPKSPMESRVELEESPSEAAHSLGQAGQEPGFVPQEVTILEKPLGAPLAPGEERARMGTRTRTHAILPLPQVPITPAAVLALSGKGTSPVMEAVVANGTTSPQSPAASASGPPAVKRRFEECAAFDKRLRISVRQTKSAYRYRDIVVRKQDGFTHILLSTKSSENNSLNPDVMKEVQNAMTTAAADDSKLVLLGAVGSVFCCGLDFISFIRRLTDDRKKESVKMADSIRTFVNTFIQFKKPIVVAVNGPAVGLGAAILPLCDVIWATEKAWFQTPYAAFGQTPDACSSFTFPRVMGVASANEMLLSGRKLTAQEACAKGLVSQVFWPGTFAQEVMVRVRELVSCHSVVSHPLILLGLGGGYLPFFLLTIPSDTSPFLWVSPSLHSVALFHTDQSSAPSTHQGLCMCGMFTYVQEERK from the exons GTGGAGAGGATCATCGGGAAGAGGAGGAACAAAAAGGGCAAGACGGAGTACTTGGTGCGCTGGAGAGGTTATGACTTCGAGGACGACACCTGGGAGCCGGAGACGCACCTGGCCAACTGTGTAGAGTTCATCCACGAGTTCAACGGGCGGCGAGGCGAGTGCCAGCGTGAGGGGGGTCCCCCCCGGTCCACTCGCAGCACCACCAGCCCCGCGCATGACCCCGGCAGCAGCGCCCGCAAGCAGATCCACAGGCCACAGAGTCACACTGGGGGCCTGGCCACAGAGAAGCCTGCCGACCCTGCCTCTGCCAGCGCTGAGGGTGTGGACTCGGAAACGAACGGCCAGCCTTTGCCCGCTGGCCAGAAGTATAAACGCTCTAGCCCCCCAACAGGTGGTGCTGCTGGGCCAGCTGCTGCTCACACCATAGGCCCGGCCCGCAGGAGCGTGGACCTGACCAAGTCTGGGATCAAGATCCTGGTGCCAAAGAGCCCCATGGAGAGCCGAGTTGAGCTGGAGGAGTCTCCCAGTGAGGCAGCCCACAGCCTGGGGCAAGCGGGCCAGGAGCCCGGCTTCGTTCCCCAGGAGGTGACCATCCTAGAGAAGCCCTTGGGGGCCCCGTTAGCACCGGGGGAGGAGAGGGCGCGGATGGGCACACGCACACGGACACATGCCATCCTGCCCCTCCCGCAGGTCCCCATCACGCCCGCTGCCGTCCTGGCGCTCAGTGGAAAAG GTACGTCCCCTGTCATGGAAGCGGTGGTCGCCAATGGGACGACGAGcccacagagccctgctgcCAGTGCCTCGGGCCCACCAGCGGTGAAGCGGCGCTTTGAGGAATGCGCTGCATTTGACAAGCGGCTGCGCATCAGCGTGCGGCAGACCAAGAGTGCCTATCGGTACCGCGACATTGTGGTGCGCAAGCAAGACGGCTTCACACACATCCTGCTCTCTACCAAGTCTTCGGAAAACAACTCGCTCAACCCAGAC GTGATGAAGGAAGTGCAGAATGCCATGACGACGGCGGCAGCAGACGACAGCAAGTTGGTCCTGCTGGGCGCAGTGGGTAGTGTCTTCTGCTGTGGTCTGGACTTCATCTCGTTCATCCGCCGGCTGACAGATGATAGGAAGAAGGAGAGCGTCAAAATGGCTGACTCCATCAG GACCTTCGTGAACACCTTCATCCAGTTCAAGAAGCCCATTGTGGTGGCGGTGAACGGCCCCGCCGTGGGCCTGGGCGCCGCCATTCTGCCGCTGTGCGACGTCATCTGGGCCACCGAGAAGGCCTGGTTCCAGACACCGTACGCAGCCTTCGGCCAGACACCCGACGCCTGTTCCTCCTTCACCTTCCCCCGCGTCATGGGGGTGGCATCT gcaAACGAGATGCTGCTGAGTGGCCGCAAGCTGACAGCCCAGGAGGCCTGCGCCAAGGGCCTGGTCTCCCAGGTCTTCTGGCCTGGTACCTTCGCTCAGGAGGTGATGGTGCGCGTTAGGGAGCTAGTCTCTTGTCATTCGGTCGTAAGTCATCCTTTGATTTTGcttggtttggggggggggtatctccCCTTCTTTCTCCTCACCATACCCTCAGACACCTCCCCCTTCCTGTGGGTGTCGCCTTCACTTCATTCTGTCGCTCTTTTTCACACCGATCAGTCATCTGCTCCCAGCACACACCAGGGTCTTTGTATGTGTGGGATGTTTACTTATGTGCAGGAGGAAAGGAAATAA
- the LOC111837846 gene encoding chromodomain Y-like protein isoform X2 has protein sequence MAAEGLYEVERIIGKRRNKKGKTEYLVRWRGYDFEDDTWEPETHLANCVEFIHEFNGRRGECQREGGPPRSTRSTTSPAHDPGSSARKQIHRPQSHTGGLATEKPADPASASAEGVDSETNGQPLPAGQKYKRSSPPTGGAAGPAAAHTIGPARRSVDLTKSGIKILVPKSPMESRVELEESPSEAAHSLGQAGQEPGFVPQEVTILEKPLGAPLAPGEERARMGTRTRTHAILPLPQVPITPAAVLALSGKGTSPVMEAVVANGTTSPQSPAASASGPPAVKRRFEECAAFDKRLRISVRQTKSAYRYRDIVVRKQDGFTHILLSTKSSENNSLNPDVMKEVQNAMTTAAADDSKLVLLGAVGSVFCCGLDFISFIRRLTDDRKKESVKMADSIRTFVNTFIQFKKPIVVAVNGPAVGLGAAILPLCDVIWATEKAWFQTPYAAFGQTPDACSSFTFPRVMGVASANEMLLSGRKLTAQEACAKGLVSQVFWPGTFAQEVMVRVRELVSCHSVVLRESKALLRGTSRAALEQANERECEALKRVWGSPQGMDSILNYLQKKIDGF, from the exons GTGGAGAGGATCATCGGGAAGAGGAGGAACAAAAAGGGCAAGACGGAGTACTTGGTGCGCTGGAGAGGTTATGACTTCGAGGACGACACCTGGGAGCCGGAGACGCACCTGGCCAACTGTGTAGAGTTCATCCACGAGTTCAACGGGCGGCGAGGCGAGTGCCAGCGTGAGGGGGGTCCCCCCCGGTCCACTCGCAGCACCACCAGCCCCGCGCATGACCCCGGCAGCAGCGCCCGCAAGCAGATCCACAGGCCACAGAGTCACACTGGGGGCCTGGCCACAGAGAAGCCTGCCGACCCTGCCTCTGCCAGCGCTGAGGGTGTGGACTCGGAAACGAACGGCCAGCCTTTGCCCGCTGGCCAGAAGTATAAACGCTCTAGCCCCCCAACAGGTGGTGCTGCTGGGCCAGCTGCTGCTCACACCATAGGCCCGGCCCGCAGGAGCGTGGACCTGACCAAGTCTGGGATCAAGATCCTGGTGCCAAAGAGCCCCATGGAGAGCCGAGTTGAGCTGGAGGAGTCTCCCAGTGAGGCAGCCCACAGCCTGGGGCAAGCGGGCCAGGAGCCCGGCTTCGTTCCCCAGGAGGTGACCATCCTAGAGAAGCCCTTGGGGGCCCCGTTAGCACCGGGGGAGGAGAGGGCGCGGATGGGCACACGCACACGGACACATGCCATCCTGCCCCTCCCGCAGGTCCCCATCACGCCCGCTGCCGTCCTGGCGCTCAGTGGAAAAG GTACGTCCCCTGTCATGGAAGCGGTGGTCGCCAATGGGACGACGAGcccacagagccctgctgcCAGTGCCTCGGGCCCACCAGCGGTGAAGCGGCGCTTTGAGGAATGCGCTGCATTTGACAAGCGGCTGCGCATCAGCGTGCGGCAGACCAAGAGTGCCTATCGGTACCGCGACATTGTGGTGCGCAAGCAAGACGGCTTCACACACATCCTGCTCTCTACCAAGTCTTCGGAAAACAACTCGCTCAACCCAGAC GTGATGAAGGAAGTGCAGAATGCCATGACGACGGCGGCAGCAGACGACAGCAAGTTGGTCCTGCTGGGCGCAGTGGGTAGTGTCTTCTGCTGTGGTCTGGACTTCATCTCGTTCATCCGCCGGCTGACAGATGATAGGAAGAAGGAGAGCGTCAAAATGGCTGACTCCATCAG GACCTTCGTGAACACCTTCATCCAGTTCAAGAAGCCCATTGTGGTGGCGGTGAACGGCCCCGCCGTGGGCCTGGGCGCCGCCATTCTGCCGCTGTGCGACGTCATCTGGGCCACCGAGAAGGCCTGGTTCCAGACACCGTACGCAGCCTTCGGCCAGACACCCGACGCCTGTTCCTCCTTCACCTTCCCCCGCGTCATGGGGGTGGCATCT gcaAACGAGATGCTGCTGAGTGGCCGCAAGCTGACAGCCCAGGAGGCCTGCGCCAAGGGCCTGGTCTCCCAGGTCTTCTGGCCTGGTACCTTCGCTCAGGAGGTGATGGTGCGCGTTAGGGAGCTAGTCTCTTGTCATTCGGTC GTGTTGCGGGAGTCCAAAGCCTTGCTGCGTGgcaccagcagggcggcgctagAGCAGGCCAACGAGCGGGAGTGCGAGGCACTGAAGCGGGTGTGGGGCTCGCCCCAGGGCATGGACTCCATCCTGAACTACCTGCAGAAGAAGATCGATGGATTCTGA
- the ppp1r3g gene encoding protein phosphatase 1 regulatory subunit 3G encodes MDDHSTLPNSITQRGSEQPAQPTAGCSQVDGVDGTAENENQMEDTFMDLEDEMFFKDRRRAKSLPAYPEQATLFNEISQSCRKKVKFADALGLSLASVKHFSAAEDPQIPSKVFSRLQNFVHQPDKDLREVCEKLGSTLTMDRLVPTFKMPVECKDFETRVKQRQVSLEKVTVTMFDVKGLIKVPAGAGYKKEVGVRYTFNDWLSFVDAQAIAVPVEDSAGTYERFTFTMYTPPFLEAGSLVHFAVYSKTDQGEFWDNNEGHNYTLKYHCTTSNETAAFNAT; translated from the coding sequence ATGGATGATCACAGCACCTTGCCCAACTCGATAACCCAAAGGGGCTCTGAGCAACCAGCCCAGCCTACAGCGGGCTGCAGTCAAGTAGATGGAGTGGATGGAACAGCAGAAAACGAAAATCAGATGGAGGACACTTTCATGGACTTGGAAGACGAGATGTTCTTCAAAGACAGACGGAGAGCGAAGTCTCTGCCTGCTTATCCAGAACAAGCCACCCTCTTTAATGAAATTTCGCAAAGCTGCCGAAAGAAAGTTAAGTTTGCCGACGCGCTGGGACTCAGCCTGGCCAGCGTGAAGCACTTCAGCGCCGCTGAAGACCCACAGATCCCCTCCAAGGTCTTCTCCAGGCTGCAAAATTTCGTCCATCAACCTGACAAAGACCTGCGGGAGGTGTGCGAGAAACTGGGCTCCACCTTGACCATGGATCGCTTGGTGCCCACTTTCAAGATGCCGGTGGAGTGTAAGGATTTTGAGACCCGTGTGAAGCAGCGACAGGTATCGCTGGAAAAGGTGACAGTCACGATGTTTGACGTGAAGGGGCTAATCAAGGTGCCTGCTGGTGCTGGATACAAGAAGGAAGTCGGGGTGAGGTACACCTTCAACGACTGGCTGTCCTTTGTGGATGCACAGGCCATAGCAGTGCCGGTGGAGGACTCGGCTGGCACCTACGAGCGCTTCACCTTCACCATGTACACGCCCCCCTTTTTGGAGGCCGGCTCCTTGGTGCACTTTGCGGTTTATTCAAAGACTGATCAGGGTGAGTTCTGGGACAACAACGAAGGGCACAACTACACCTTGAAgtaccactgcaccaccagcaATGAAACGGCAGCATTCAATGCTACCTAA
- the LOC111837846 gene encoding chromodomain Y-like protein isoform X3: MAAEGLYEVERIIGKRRNKKGKTEYLVRWRGYDFEDDTWEPETHLANCVEFIHEFNGRRGECQREGGPPRSTRSTTSPAHDPGSSARKQIHRPQSHTGGLATEKPADPASASAEGVDSETNGQPLPAGQKYKRSSPPTGGAAGPAAAHTIGPARRSVDLTKSGIKILVPKSPMESRVELEESPSEAAHSLGQAGQEPGFVPQEVTILEKPLGAPLAPGEERARMGTRTRTHAILPLPQVPITPAAVLALSGKGTSPVMEAVVANGTTSPQSPAASASGPPAVKRRFEECAAFDKRLRISVRQTKSAYRYRDIVVRKQDGFTHILLSTKSSENNSLNPDVMKEVQNAMTTAAADDSKLVLLGAVGSVFCCGLDFISFIRRLTDDRKKESVKMADSIRTFVNTFIQFKKPIVVAVNGPAVGLGAAILPLCDVIWATEKAWFQTPYAAFGQTPDACSSFTFPRVMGVASANEMLLSGRKLTAQEACAKGLVSQVFWPGTFAQEVLRESKALLRGTSRAALEQANERECEALKRVWGSPQGMDSILNYLQKKIDGF; this comes from the exons GTGGAGAGGATCATCGGGAAGAGGAGGAACAAAAAGGGCAAGACGGAGTACTTGGTGCGCTGGAGAGGTTATGACTTCGAGGACGACACCTGGGAGCCGGAGACGCACCTGGCCAACTGTGTAGAGTTCATCCACGAGTTCAACGGGCGGCGAGGCGAGTGCCAGCGTGAGGGGGGTCCCCCCCGGTCCACTCGCAGCACCACCAGCCCCGCGCATGACCCCGGCAGCAGCGCCCGCAAGCAGATCCACAGGCCACAGAGTCACACTGGGGGCCTGGCCACAGAGAAGCCTGCCGACCCTGCCTCTGCCAGCGCTGAGGGTGTGGACTCGGAAACGAACGGCCAGCCTTTGCCCGCTGGCCAGAAGTATAAACGCTCTAGCCCCCCAACAGGTGGTGCTGCTGGGCCAGCTGCTGCTCACACCATAGGCCCGGCCCGCAGGAGCGTGGACCTGACCAAGTCTGGGATCAAGATCCTGGTGCCAAAGAGCCCCATGGAGAGCCGAGTTGAGCTGGAGGAGTCTCCCAGTGAGGCAGCCCACAGCCTGGGGCAAGCGGGCCAGGAGCCCGGCTTCGTTCCCCAGGAGGTGACCATCCTAGAGAAGCCCTTGGGGGCCCCGTTAGCACCGGGGGAGGAGAGGGCGCGGATGGGCACACGCACACGGACACATGCCATCCTGCCCCTCCCGCAGGTCCCCATCACGCCCGCTGCCGTCCTGGCGCTCAGTGGAAAAG GTACGTCCCCTGTCATGGAAGCGGTGGTCGCCAATGGGACGACGAGcccacagagccctgctgcCAGTGCCTCGGGCCCACCAGCGGTGAAGCGGCGCTTTGAGGAATGCGCTGCATTTGACAAGCGGCTGCGCATCAGCGTGCGGCAGACCAAGAGTGCCTATCGGTACCGCGACATTGTGGTGCGCAAGCAAGACGGCTTCACACACATCCTGCTCTCTACCAAGTCTTCGGAAAACAACTCGCTCAACCCAGAC GTGATGAAGGAAGTGCAGAATGCCATGACGACGGCGGCAGCAGACGACAGCAAGTTGGTCCTGCTGGGCGCAGTGGGTAGTGTCTTCTGCTGTGGTCTGGACTTCATCTCGTTCATCCGCCGGCTGACAGATGATAGGAAGAAGGAGAGCGTCAAAATGGCTGACTCCATCAG GACCTTCGTGAACACCTTCATCCAGTTCAAGAAGCCCATTGTGGTGGCGGTGAACGGCCCCGCCGTGGGCCTGGGCGCCGCCATTCTGCCGCTGTGCGACGTCATCTGGGCCACCGAGAAGGCCTGGTTCCAGACACCGTACGCAGCCTTCGGCCAGACACCCGACGCCTGTTCCTCCTTCACCTTCCCCCGCGTCATGGGGGTGGCATCT gcaAACGAGATGCTGCTGAGTGGCCGCAAGCTGACAGCCCAGGAGGCCTGCGCCAAGGGCCTGGTCTCCCAGGTCTTCTGGCCTGGTACCTTCGCTCAGGAG GTGTTGCGGGAGTCCAAAGCCTTGCTGCGTGgcaccagcagggcggcgctagAGCAGGCCAACGAGCGGGAGTGCGAGGCACTGAAGCGGGTGTGGGGCTCGCCCCAGGGCATGGACTCCATCCTGAACTACCTGCAGAAGAAGATCGATGGATTCTGA